AAACCAGGAATGACCCGTGATGATCTTTTCAACACAAACGCATCGATTGTTCGTGATCTTGCCCAAGCTGTTGCTGAGGTTGCACCAAAGGCCTTTGTCGCTATCATTTCCAACCCCGTCAACAGCACTGTGCCAATCGCCAGTGAAGTCATGCAGAAGGCTGGAGTTTATGACCCTAACAGAATTTTTGGAGTTACCACACTTGATATTGTCAGATCTAATGCCTTTGTTGGAGAAGCcaaggtaattttattttttcaaaagaaaaaaattcatattggACAACAAGAATTCAACACCAACAAAATGATTTTAGGGCTTGGACCCCCAGAAGGTCAATGTACCTGTCATCGGAGGACACAGTGGAATCACCATCATTCCCTTGATCTCCCAAGCTACACCATCTGTGGCTTTCCCTCCAGACCAGCTGAAGGCTCTCACTGAAAGAATCCAGGAGGCTGGTACAGAAGTAGTCAAGGCTAAGGCTGGTACTGGCTCTGCAACTCTGTCCATGGCATACGCTGGAGCTCGTTTTGCCTTCTCCCTGATTAGGGCATTGAACGGCGAATCAAACGTTGTTGAGTGCTCTTACGTTAGGTCTAATGTAACTGAAGCCAAATACTTCTCTACACCTATTTTACTGGGTGTAAGTATAATGAAATTctttataaatgatttttgtgCATGTAGTTTGCAAAGATAAACACcaaaatgttttttacattttcacaGAAAAATGGAGTTGAAAAGAACCTAGGTCTTGGAAAACTCAACGAATTCGAATCGAAACTTCTTGCTGCAGCCATCCCAGAACTCAAGAAGAACATCCAAAAGGGAGAAGACTTTGTAAATAAGAAGAAGTAAATTAggtcgaaaaaaatataatgaaaaacgTATTACACCACAACACagaatgaaaaatcaattagATTGATTTTTTATGCAGAATGTTGACTATTGTCGAAAACTCGCAGCATTTACGATCAATAGTACAATCAGAATCATGTAACATCTTGtaatatacaattataaattaaaatttcattagacaaaattgtgtatatattttctgtatttatttgtgaatCCTTTAtccaatatgaaaaattaaagtaCATATTCAGTATTTATTCGATTTacacattaaaaatttaatttgaaaattcgatTTTCAAAACTCTGTACTCTGGACAAGTTTAATTATCTAGACCAATCGAATTTCGTGACTACactttaaaataaaaggaaTCCAGTATGTTTACAGTTTGTGTCATTTGAATTTCATGCCGGTATTGTCTACCTTACTGACCTTAGTCTAATAAGCATGTTTACTGTTTACTGTGAAAATTGTTGACCAGTTTGGTCAGTTGagtgcgaaaaataaatgcCTTAGGGCATAAACTATTTATAATATGATATTATTGAAATGTTTAATACGTAAAACGTTTTAATAcattaaacataaaaaaaagacagtttttgtttatatttgtGATTTGCTATAAACGTATTTAAAAGCCAGGGGTAAGCATAATGaattctataaattttgtcaCACACGCAACTAAATTAATTACActgatatttaaaaataaacattcaTATTACAGCTTAAAAATGGGTAGACGTAAAATACATAAGAGATACAGGCAAAAGTATAgtttacattttaattttcaagaaACATCAAGTAGTGATAAAATCACTTTAATACCTGAATCTCCAAATATGGAAACACCTAATTTCTCTGGCAACATTGCATCTGACATAAATAGAAATATAAATGTTTCTGAAGATCGTACACCAGAATTTGTGaaagaagaaaatcaaaaacttCAGTATTATGAGGACATGAGTCCAAAAATTAATGTCAGATTGCCTAAACCCAAGTTAAATCTTGATATACCAGAGAATGACGACACGGAAGACGTGGAGAAGAACAAAAACAATACTATTATAGAAAAAGATAATCACAAAGCTGTAAAAGATTTTGATAAAACATTATCAGTTGACAAACTTTTGGAAAGTGATTGCGAAGAAAATACTGAGTCCACAATTAAAGCTTGCGAGTTCTCAAAAAGTTATTCTATGAACTTTAAAACTAGTTCAGAACTTGTAGATTTGCCAAGAAAAGATCTGACATCGCTAAGTggatattttcaaataccgtCATCAACTTTCAATCTTAATCAGGCTTATGTGGAGAGTGGGTCATCGAATTTTGCTTTTATCAATGGAGCAACAAAGAATAATTTAGTACAAGATAGTGTTAAAAAAAGCACTCCAAAATCTTGTggaaacaaaacaaaaagtaaTGATATCAAGATATTATTTTCTGGAGAAAATGGTGATTATTCTACAACCGATGAagaacaaaatgaaaaattaaaagcagAGAACTGTTGTATTGCAATAGAGCTTGATGAAAAAATAGATGGTGTTTCAAACACCACAAAAGGAATTTTTACTAATGACAAAGAAAAGACTGAATGGGACATCACTCCAAAAAACATAACTCCTGTTGAATTGCCAGCAGTTTCTGACATAGAAAGCAAAACTACAGCGGTAAGTTTAATCATTAGTAAAAATTTGACTTCTGGATGATAGAAAAACACATTTCAGACGGAATCTCAAATAACAATTCTGAACAATGTTTCTGAGGTGCAAACTCCTTTGACTCCTGAGAAAAAGAGTGCCATCTACTATAGAAGACTCAAAACTTctctcataaaaataacaacattTTGCAGCTGGCTTGCTGGCAAATTCATTATTTGGATCAGAAAGGTAAAATGATTTGGATATTTATTTTAGGAAACAATTTcaacatttaaaataataaaataactttgATTTTCGTAGGGATACAAAGGTGTTAGGAATCTATTGTCGATTGTAATCACTACAGCTTATCCACCTCCTTTGGCTGAGAGTGAATTGACACAAGTCATAGctgtaataaaatgtgaaaatgAGCGAGTACTGACTGTTTTATCAGAGAAAGTATCAACTTTATCTCAGGAATTGATACAGGTAAATCACAAATATATCAACTAATAGTAAGCAACTCTTTGAACAAATCTTTATCCTAAAGGTTCGAACTACCAGTGAAGCAACTTTAACAGCTCTGACAAAACAAGTGGAAGGAATGCAATCGGCGAATACCCAGCTTGCTGAGACCAATAACACCCTGGTAAAGGAGCTGAAAACTCTACAAGAGAAAGTTAGCGAAATTAAGTTAATGCCGCCATCCTTGCCACCTACTGCAACACCAGCAACAATATGTGCTCCAGCACTACCTCCGCCACCGccaccacctcctcctcctcctcctccaccaTTGCCACTCTTATCTTTATCTGCAGCTGGTGGACCACCACCTCcgccacctcctcctcctccaccaCCTCCGATGTTCCCTGTAGCGAAATCCAGTATCACGACAACACCCAATAGTAAAAAAGGCCTCAGGACGACTAGCAAGACACCAACGAGAAAGTGCTCCACTCCACTGGAAAGCAGACCTTCCATCACCGTGGAGGACCTTTTAAAAGTCACGTTGAAAAAGGCTCCCACGAACTCAAAGGTATACGGAACACTTCAATTCGCTCAAATACGTGAATGATACACAGAATAACAATGGTAATTGTTAACAGGACAACAACAGGAGAAATACTGTACCTGGACCGCGAGGCCCCGTGATATCCTTGGACATGTTGCGCAACGTTAAGTTAAAGTCTGCCAGGCGCAGATCCTTAGACCAGCACAAATCACCGAGAAGCGCCTCCAGGATCATCAGGAATAGGTCCCAGTCGAACGTCAGCCTGTCGCCTATCATGCTCGGCGCCGAGGGATCTTTAAGAAACTTGCTCAAGCCTAGTGACATGAATCGTAGGGTCTTGAAAAGATCTCAGTTCGTCGCAGTGAGCAACAGCGAGACCGACCTGTCTAAGGACACGCCACCAAAGAGCTTCGCCTATCGCAGATCGGAATCCGTTTTGATATGAATGatatcttttctttttaaagAATTGTTTTTGTgaatatacgttatatttGATGACACAACTTGTACATAAATCGTTAGCTTTTAAATTGCTATAACGTGAACTCTCTTTTTAATCTAAGTACAATAGATAACAATCAGTATTTTATCCTTAAACAAATGACCATGCATAAAGTATGAAAAGATGttcattttttgtaaatatataataataattatacttGCTCTGAGCAAATTTATCGAGTGTTAGTTTTGCAAAATAAAGTTGCTTTTTCATGTCAGagatataataatgtataatgtgATGATTCATACCCTGCGTCGTTTGTGATAAACATAATGTGCGCGTGAATAATCGTATGATCAATGGAAGTAGTAGTCGCGATAGAACGTGGATCAATTTATCGATGACAATTAATCTAATGTATTGAAAGCAAATTGAAATTATAGACAGTTGTAATCACTTTATTTTCAGCTTCCACGTGTGGCTTTACAGTAAAAGTTATATTCGGTGTATTGTATTAACTCTAATACAGAGCATATGCATGCGGATCCAAAATATGAAAGATCACTGTTTCGATTTTCTTCTAATTTTTCGTCGatcgaacgattttcgcgaaGCGCGTTGACGTTATCTACATTTATGGTCGCGAACACACTctctcatttttatttgcttttgaagatttttttatttcactttaGCATcaagttttcttttattattcgcTTTGATCACACGCATGACATGCGCTTCTCACGTGTAATTTTACAGTAACTGCTGTTTCTTCTCTTGTTCTTCcttacttcttttttttttctattgcaAAAGTTTaccttaattattttgcttgACTCCTTAcacaattaaaaatatcaataatctTACTTAGCATTATCAATAATTACTTTAatgttattcttttttttatatagttttTACGCAATATTACTGATATAATACTTGCGGGGTCACGCAATACATCGGTTTTCATCATTACTGCCCCTCCGCATCTCGATTATTaccaaaaacttttttatgcTTCGCCTTGCACGCCTACGCCAAGTTCAAAATTCCTTtacttgttttttaatttttatttttgtagtGAACCCCCATATCCTTTTTTGCTTTATATATTAAACAAAGGTTTTGTTGaatttatagtttttattttctttcatcgTGCGAAAGGTACAAGACTTGTCGATGAAAAGATTGACATCCGTTTCGAGCTTTTTAGATTGATCTACAGTATTGCCATCGATAAACTCATTGTCTGATTATTAGCTTTCTTTAGATTATAGTGAATAAAGACTACGCATGAAACTTCACTAatgatagaaaaataaaataaatgcagATTAAAAACATTGACAAATCAGAGTACAGAGAACCATTTATTCTGTCATTTCTCATATCATAACTATATCCATACAGTTGAAATAAGGGACGTATGCAAACGTACATTCGCGGAAGAGATCAGCTACTTAGCTAGACGTTTAATACGAATATCAACGCTATACGGAAATTTATTCATCtttcatattatatttttttgttgcttTTTTCTTGTTATAATTTCTTGGCGTTCGAAACAACCAGCACAATTTTTTCAGGCTTTCTGAAAGCAGTGAAAGAACAGTAAAACGATTCGCTAAGCTGATTTCGCAGCTCAAATTCTTCAGTCTACTATGATTCTTGAATTAATACGCTTCCGCGAGAATTCCTAGGAAAGTCTTTTGTCGCAAAGTTTCAGCTACATTCCAATATTCTCATCCTGAATGCATGCATACGTGCGATAATTGTTCAATTGGTACGGTCACCTGAACAATCGTttaaatgacaaaaaaaaaattgaaagataGTATGTTAAAATCGTTACGAGTTTCAAGActttattattcataaaaCATTGCAAATTCATCCATCTTTCTAGAAGCTTTTTGGCGTGGGATGTAGCGGTTATGAAATAAAATGACGCgtaattacaaaattaaatgtATTTAGATCAAACATTTATCCGTATAATTGGTAAATATCGGTAAATATCATTGCTGAAATATATAAGATAAGCTTGTACGcgcataataataaaaaaaaaaaacaaaaatgggCAAGGACAAAGTTTTTACAGTAAGAGTAAACCAAGCGCAGAGTCTGTGGTCAACTCTTACGGTGTTGCAATATACttcaaatcaaaattttgattggTTTATATAAACGAGTCACTTGTTACAATGCATATCGTTGAGTAAGTCCtagggagaaaaaaagtgaGACGACATCGGTACCTATGAACATATGCCATTGAAATTTCGTGCAGTGCACCTGACAGGGTGTCTCCTCCACTTTTTCGCAATCCGGCCGGAAGAGTAGGAATTGTTTGTGTGCAGAGTCCACGCCTCATAAAGAAAAGATGCAGCTACTACGGAATTTGAATCCAGGCATACACTATGCAAGGACAACACTTGAGAGCTCGAATGTtggtattttttgtttttcactgCGCGATTCGGCAATACGAAAAAATTGCCGCGCTTATAAATGCTTGCAATCTCACTATATCGCAGGGTGCGTGTCATTTACATtagtttcgtttttttttgtttcatttctGCGTGCTCCGTAACTCAACATGTGTGATTGGATGATTTTGGAGTAACCGTACGTGCGTACATAGGGTCACGCAAATTGCTAAAGACCTTCCCCTCCCACCCCAACCTCCTTTCTGCTGaactgatttttcttttgcttaataattattaagagttttttttttcttgtctCATTTGTATGCGCATTTAACACTCACTGCAACTAGAGTTACGATACATCCTGATCTTCCACATCCTGCAGCTGTTCTTTTTGCTCGCCTTCACCTGTGCACAGAAAAAGCAGAGATACACGATGAGAGGTGA
The sequence above is a segment of the Nasonia vitripennis strain AsymCx chromosome 3, Nvit_psr_1.1, whole genome shotgun sequence genome. Coding sequences within it:
- the LOC100114033 gene encoding malate dehydrogenase, mitochondrial, with translation MLPRFLRPTIAVAQNGAKQLSTSSQNNAKVAVMGASGGIGQPLSLLLKESPLVTELSLYDIVNTPGVAADLSHINTASKVKGFTGPDQLRDSLKGVQVVVIPAGVPRKPGMTRDDLFNTNASIVRDLAQAVAEVAPKAFVAIISNPVNSTVPIASEVMQKAGVYDPNRIFGVTTLDIVRSNAFVGEAKGLDPQKVNVPVIGGHSGITIIPLISQATPSVAFPPDQLKALTERIQEAGTEVVKAKAGTGSATLSMAYAGARFAFSLIRALNGESNVVECSYVRSNVTEAKYFSTPILLGKNGVEKNLGLGKLNEFESKLLAAAIPELKKNIQKGEDFVNKKK
- the LOC100678386 gene encoding uncharacterized protein LOC100678386, with product MGRRKIHKRYRQKYSLHFNFQETSSSDKITLIPESPNMETPNFSGNIASDINRNINVSEDRTPEFVKEENQKLQYYEDMSPKINVRLPKPKLNLDIPENDDTEDVEKNKNNTIIEKDNHKAVKDFDKTLSVDKLLESDCEENTESTIKACEFSKSYSMNFKTSSELVDLPRKDLTSLSGYFQIPSSTFNLNQAYVESGSSNFAFINGATKNNLVQDSVKKSTPKSCGNKTKSNDIKILFSGENGDYSTTDEEQNEKLKAENCCIAIELDEKIDGVSNTTKGIFTNDKEKTEWDITPKNITPVELPAVSDIESKTTATESQITILNNVSEVQTPLTPEKKSAIYYRRLKTSLIKITTFCSWLAGKFIIWIRKGYKGVRNLLSIVITTAYPPPLAESELTQVIAVIKCENERVLTVLSEKVSTLSQELIQVRTTSEATLTALTKQVEGMQSANTQLAETNNTLVKELKTLQEKVSEIKLMPPSLPPTATPATICAPALPPPPPPPPPPPPPPLPLLSLSAAGGPPPPPPPPPPPPPMFPVAKSSITTTPNSKKGLRTTSKTPTRKCSTPLESRPSITVEDLLKVTLKKAPTNSKDNNRRNTVPGPRGPVISLDMLRNVKLKSARRRSLDQHKSPRSASRIIRNRSQSNVSLSPIMLGAEGSLRNLLKPSDMNRRVLKRSQFVAVSNSETDLSKDTPPKSFAYRRSESVLI